A single Curtobacterium sp. MCSS17_015 DNA region contains:
- a CDS encoding phosphatidate cytidylyltransferase, whose amino-acid sequence MTGFRQDFDARARAARSDFEAQIRQRRAEFGARNEALTARTGRNLPAAIAIALAFAVVMLGSLLVFKPVFMLVAAFLLGLGVYELASAMRFAGRDVPRIPSVAVAVGMVPAAFLGGQDWALSTLLGGVVVISVWRLVEVALSRPRPSARNVFRDLTNGLFVQAYVTLLGACVVLLSAQDRGELWVIAFILVVVAVDTGAYATGINLGKHPMAPRISPKKTWEGFGGSVAASIVVGILVTWLMLGLPWWTGIILGVLISGSATLGDLTESMIKRDLGIKDISSFLPGHGGLLDRIDSILPSAAIAYLMYLVVVR is encoded by the coding sequence ATGACGGGGTTCCGACAGGACTTCGATGCGCGGGCGAGGGCGGCGCGGAGCGACTTCGAGGCGCAGATCCGTCAGCGCCGTGCGGAGTTCGGAGCGCGGAACGAAGCGCTCACCGCGCGGACCGGTCGGAACCTCCCGGCGGCCATCGCGATCGCACTCGCGTTCGCGGTGGTCATGCTCGGCTCGCTCCTGGTGTTCAAGCCGGTGTTCATGCTGGTCGCTGCGTTCCTGCTCGGGCTCGGCGTCTACGAACTCGCGAGTGCGATGCGCTTCGCCGGGCGCGACGTCCCGCGCATCCCGAGTGTCGCGGTCGCGGTGGGGATGGTCCCGGCTGCGTTCCTCGGCGGTCAGGACTGGGCGCTGTCCACGCTGCTCGGCGGCGTGGTGGTCATCTCGGTGTGGCGGCTCGTCGAGGTCGCCCTCTCGCGGCCGAGGCCGTCGGCACGGAACGTGTTCCGCGACCTCACGAACGGGTTGTTCGTCCAGGCGTACGTGACGCTGCTCGGTGCCTGCGTGGTGCTCCTGTCGGCGCAGGACCGGGGCGAACTCTGGGTGATCGCGTTCATCCTCGTGGTGGTCGCGGTCGACACCGGTGCCTACGCCACCGGGATCAACCTGGGCAAGCACCCGATGGCTCCGCGCATCAGCCCGAAGAAGACCTGGGAGGGCTTCGGGGGATCGGTCGCGGCGAGCATCGTCGTCGGCATCCTCGTGACCTGGCTGATGCTCGGCCTGCCGTGGTGGACGGGCATCATCCTCGGTGTGCTCATCTCCGGGTCCGCGACGCTCGGCGACCTGACGGAGTCGATGATCAAGCGCGACCTCGGCATCAAGGACATCTCGTCGTTCCTGCCGGGGCACGGCGGTCTGCTCGACCGGATCGACAGCATCCTGCCGTCCGCGGCGATCGCGTACCTGATGTACCTCGTCGTCGTCCGGTGA
- a CDS encoding DivIVA domain-containing protein — MPSTFPTAPRSVLGYDADEVERFLEDARRAYTANDSAPGIEAAKIRRTAFSMKKGGYSTQHVDAALERLEDAFAAREREREIADIGQKAWYAEARGKASDVVARLGRPDGQRFQRVNFLTTGYHPKDVDAFSRRLHGYFKDGKPLSLTEVRSIVFRPKHGGYREAQVDALLDAVVEVMLAVR; from the coding sequence GTGCCTTCGACGTTCCCGACTGCCCCCCGCTCGGTCCTCGGCTACGACGCCGACGAGGTCGAGCGTTTCCTCGAGGATGCTCGCCGTGCCTACACGGCCAACGACAGCGCCCCGGGGATCGAAGCGGCCAAGATCCGCCGAACCGCCTTCTCGATGAAGAAGGGTGGCTACTCGACGCAGCACGTCGACGCCGCGCTGGAGCGGCTCGAGGACGCGTTCGCGGCGCGCGAGCGGGAGCGCGAGATCGCCGACATCGGGCAGAAGGCCTGGTACGCGGAGGCCCGTGGCAAGGCGTCCGACGTCGTCGCCCGACTCGGCCGCCCCGACGGCCAGCGGTTCCAGCGGGTGAACTTCCTGACGACCGGGTACCACCCGAAGGACGTCGACGCATTCTCGCGCCGGCTGCACGGGTACTTCAAGGACGGCAAGCCACTGAGCCTGACCGAGGTCCGTTCGATCGTGTTCCGCCCGAAGCACGGCGGGTACCGCGAAGCGCAGGTCGATGCGCTCCTCGACGCGGTCGTCGAGGTCATGCTGGCGGTGCGCTGA
- a CDS encoding tetratricopeptide repeat protein, protein MTNVPPTPSSLRGAVDLSSLVDRAQRPPQGAGTPSAGAPSGSAAGVPAAGAGPADDGVVSVPSLVMDVTDQSFQDIVQLSTVVPVIVDIWAEWCGPCKQLSPVLERLTEEYAGRLVLAKVDADTNPQLVQAFQAQSIPTVAAVIGGRPLGLFVGALPEAEVRDVLEQVLQAAEQNGIAGRVQVDGAADPAADAEQGEPEPEPLPPHHQAAYDAIEAGDYATAIAEYRTAILQDPHDQMAVAGLAQVSLLDRLSGKTADEIRAAAGAGPSDVAAQLAVADLDISGGHVEDAFGRLLDLVPTVFGDDREALRVRLVEYFELIGAEDPRVVAARRRLANALY, encoded by the coding sequence ATGACCAACGTCCCCCCGACCCCGTCCAGCTTGCGTGGAGCGGTCGACCTCTCGTCCCTCGTCGACCGGGCGCAGCGACCGCCGCAGGGTGCCGGCACCCCGTCCGCCGGTGCGCCGTCCGGATCCGCAGCCGGTGTCCCGGCCGCCGGCGCCGGTCCTGCGGACGACGGCGTCGTGAGCGTCCCGTCCCTCGTGATGGACGTGACGGACCAGAGCTTCCAGGACATCGTCCAGCTCTCCACCGTCGTCCCCGTCATCGTGGACATCTGGGCGGAGTGGTGCGGTCCGTGCAAGCAGCTCTCCCCGGTCCTCGAGCGTCTGACGGAGGAGTACGCGGGCCGACTCGTGCTGGCCAAGGTCGACGCGGACACGAACCCCCAGCTCGTGCAGGCGTTCCAGGCGCAGTCGATCCCGACCGTGGCCGCCGTCATCGGTGGTCGTCCGCTCGGCCTGTTCGTCGGCGCGCTGCCGGAGGCCGAGGTCCGTGACGTCCTCGAGCAGGTGCTCCAGGCCGCCGAGCAGAACGGCATCGCCGGCCGTGTACAGGTCGACGGCGCCGCGGACCCCGCCGCCGACGCCGAGCAGGGCGAACCGGAACCCGAACCGCTGCCGCCGCACCACCAGGCCGCGTACGACGCGATCGAGGCCGGCGACTACGCCACCGCGATCGCCGAGTACCGCACCGCGATCCTGCAGGACCCGCACGACCAGATGGCCGTGGCCGGTCTGGCGCAGGTGTCGCTGCTCGACCGGCTCTCCGGCAAGACCGCCGACGAGATCCGAGCAGCGGCTGGTGCCGGTCCGTCGGACGTCGCAGCACAGCTCGCGGTCGCCGACCTGGACATCAGCGGTGGGCACGTCGAGGACGCGTTCGGACGGCTCCTCGACCTCGTCCCGACGGTGTTCGGCGACGACCGTGAAGCGCTCCGCGTGCGGCTGGTCGAGTACTTCGAGCTCATCGGTGCCGAGGACCCGCGCGTCGTCGCCGCCAGGCGGCGGCTCGCCAACGCGCTCTACTGA
- a CDS encoding alpha/beta family hydrolase has translation MTTEHTDDDSTTVDEIRSGTVLPARRSDVELVTDDHLTLVGELAEPLDRPARGTVVTLHPLPTAHGFMDSHVLKKAAARLPELADIAVLRFNFRSVTSPRGTSEGSFGDGVSEGFDLRAAVTEVVDRGLPTPWLVGWSFGTEVILKHALEHVEAGHVAGVVLLSPPLHRTTDDELARWADVTVPVVALVPEHDDFLVPDAAARRFAIAPTVRVVPVAGAKHLWVGEKYVRTVLDAVADLVVPGTAPLPTHWAASGDPS, from the coding sequence ATGACGACCGAGCACACTGACGACGACTCGACGACCGTCGACGAGATTCGGTCCGGGACGGTACTGCCGGCCCGACGGTCCGACGTCGAGCTCGTCACCGACGACCACCTCACCCTCGTGGGGGAGCTCGCCGAACCGCTCGATCGTCCCGCGCGAGGGACCGTCGTCACACTGCACCCGCTGCCGACCGCGCACGGCTTCATGGACTCGCACGTGCTCAAGAAGGCTGCGGCTCGCCTGCCGGAGCTGGCGGACATCGCGGTCCTGCGCTTCAACTTCCGCTCGGTCACCTCACCGAGGGGGACCTCCGAGGGCAGCTTCGGTGACGGGGTGTCCGAAGGCTTCGACCTGCGAGCAGCCGTGACCGAGGTCGTCGACCGGGGCCTGCCGACACCGTGGCTCGTCGGGTGGTCCTTCGGGACGGAAGTCATCCTCAAGCACGCTCTCGAGCACGTCGAAGCCGGTCACGTGGCCGGCGTGGTCCTGCTCTCGCCACCGCTGCACCGCACGACCGACGACGAGCTCGCACGTTGGGCGGACGTCACCGTGCCGGTGGTCGCACTCGTGCCGGAGCACGACGACTTCCTCGTGCCCGACGCAGCTGCCCGCCGGTTCGCCATCGCACCGACGGTCCGGGTCGTCCCGGTCGCTGGCGCGAAGCACCTGTGGGTGGGGGAGAAGTACGTGCGGACCGTCCTCGACGCCGTCGCCGACCTCGTCGTGCCCGGCACTGCTCCGCTGCCGACGCACTGGGCGGCGTCGGGCGATCCGTCCTGA
- the rpsB gene encoding 30S ribosomal protein S2, whose translation MAVVTIRQLLDSGVHFGHQTRRWNPKVKRFILAERSGIHIIDLQQSLAFIDRAYDFVKETVAHGGTILFVGTKKQAQGSIAEQATRVGQPYVNQRWLGGLLTNFQTVSKRLARMKELEEIDFDDTTKGFTKKELLIKKRELDKLHKTLGGIRNLTRTPSALWIVDTKKEHLAVDEAQKLGIPIIGILDTNCDPDEITYPIPGNDDAIRSVGLLTRIVADAAAEGLKTRHNGGDEAEAEPLAEWEQELLSGDAAGQTQGEGATVQENDADAQVAAKEIGEPIADADKNAEPTAEAATAAETTPAE comes from the coding sequence ATGGCCGTCGTCACCATCCGCCAGCTGCTCGACAGCGGCGTCCACTTCGGACACCAGACCCGTCGGTGGAACCCGAAGGTGAAGCGCTTCATCCTCGCCGAGCGCTCCGGCATCCACATCATCGACCTGCAGCAGTCGCTGGCCTTCATCGACCGCGCGTACGACTTCGTCAAGGAGACGGTCGCGCACGGTGGCACGATCCTCTTCGTGGGCACCAAGAAGCAGGCCCAGGGCTCCATCGCCGAGCAGGCGACCCGCGTCGGCCAGCCGTACGTCAACCAGCGTTGGCTCGGCGGTCTGCTCACGAACTTCCAGACGGTCTCCAAGCGCCTCGCGCGCATGAAGGAGCTCGAGGAGATCGACTTCGACGACACGACGAAGGGCTTCACCAAGAAGGAGCTCCTCATCAAGAAGCGCGAGCTGGACAAGCTCCACAAGACCCTCGGTGGTATCCGCAACCTCACGCGGACCCCGAGCGCGCTCTGGATCGTCGACACCAAGAAGGAGCACCTCGCCGTCGACGAGGCGCAGAAGCTCGGGATCCCGATCATCGGCATCCTCGACACCAACTGCGACCCGGACGAGATCACCTACCCGATCCCGGGCAACGACGACGCGATCCGCTCCGTCGGTCTCCTCACCCGCATCGTCGCCGACGCCGCGGCCGAGGGCCTGAAGACCCGCCACAACGGTGGCGACGAGGCCGAGGCCGAGCCGCTCGCCGAGTGGGAGCAGGAGCTCCTGTCCGGTGACGCCGCTGGCCAGACGCAGGGCGAGGGCGCCACCGTCCAGGAGAACGACGCCGACGCGCAGGTCGCAGCGAAGGAGATCGGCGAGCCGATCGCCGACGCCGACAAGAACGCCGAGCCGACGGCCGAGGCCGCGACGGCCGCGGAGACCACCCCCGCCGAGTGA
- a CDS encoding lytic transglycosylase domain-containing protein translates to MNRPRTAETTVVRPTPTPQAEQRVAPVIAPVSVAANRVSDADAAHAAAVVAAPSARIVRRSRARSLAPSKPTTPRSFNGFVRQRSTIPALSFFAVSAFVGGSLFNPMQTDAATAAPVLAPAPIATPQQFSAHGTYGDFDAARDGFDVVKPAPKPTPTPSASATPDADDTAATATADTESTDDAQPAASTPLAATAATPDPGSAQAIAQQMVTARGWGNDQYSCLVSLWNKESGWRVNAYNPSGAYGIPQSLPGSKMASAGADWQTNPATQITWGLNYITGVYGTPCGAWAHSVSYNWY, encoded by the coding sequence ATGAACCGACCTCGCACGGCGGAGACCACGGTCGTCCGTCCCACCCCGACCCCGCAGGCGGAGCAGCGCGTCGCTCCAGTCATCGCCCCGGTGTCGGTCGCCGCGAACCGCGTGTCCGACGCCGATGCCGCGCACGCCGCGGCCGTGGTCGCTGCGCCGTCCGCTCGGATCGTCCGTCGTTCGCGTGCCCGGTCGCTCGCGCCGTCGAAGCCGACCACCCCGCGGTCGTTCAACGGCTTCGTCCGCCAGCGCTCCACGATCCCGGCCCTGTCGTTCTTCGCGGTGTCGGCGTTCGTCGGTGGCTCGCTGTTCAACCCGATGCAGACCGACGCCGCCACGGCCGCACCGGTGCTGGCTCCGGCGCCGATCGCCACCCCGCAGCAGTTCTCCGCGCACGGCACCTACGGTGACTTCGACGCCGCTCGCGACGGGTTCGACGTCGTCAAGCCAGCGCCGAAGCCGACGCCGACCCCCTCGGCCAGCGCGACGCCCGACGCGGACGACACGGCTGCCACGGCCACGGCGGACACCGAGTCGACCGACGACGCCCAGCCTGCAGCGAGCACGCCGCTCGCCGCCACTGCCGCGACCCCGGACCCGGGCAGTGCCCAGGCCATCGCGCAGCAGATGGTGACGGCCCGTGGCTGGGGCAACGACCAGTACAGCTGCCTGGTGTCCCTGTGGAACAAGGAGTCCGGCTGGCGGGTGAACGCCTACAACCCGAGCGGTGCGTACGGCATCCCGCAGTCGCTCCCGGGCAGCAAGATGGCCAGCGCCGGAGCCGACTGGCAGACGAACCCGGCCACGCAGATCACGTGGGGCCTCAACTACATCACCGGCGTCTACGGCACGCCCTGCGGTGCCTGGGCGCACAGCGTCTCCTACAACTGGTATTGA
- the frr gene encoding ribosome recycling factor, with protein sequence MISDVMTEATEKMAKAVDVAKDDFATVRTGRINAALFQKIPVEYYGSPTPLAQLASLQTPEARTLIVTPYDKTALKEIERAIATFPNLGASPTNDGEIVRVTIPELSAERRKEFVKIVRGKGEDHKVVLRNIRRRAKDDLDALKGEVSDDDIARSDKELDALTKKHVDQIDDALKKKEAELLEV encoded by the coding sequence GTGATCAGTGACGTCATGACCGAGGCGACCGAGAAGATGGCGAAGGCCGTCGACGTCGCGAAGGACGACTTCGCCACCGTCCGCACCGGCCGTATCAACGCCGCGCTCTTCCAGAAGATCCCGGTGGAGTACTACGGTTCGCCGACGCCCCTCGCGCAGCTGGCCTCGCTCCAGACGCCCGAGGCACGCACGCTCATCGTGACGCCCTACGACAAGACGGCGCTCAAGGAGATCGAGCGTGCGATCGCCACGTTCCCGAACCTCGGGGCGAGCCCGACGAACGACGGCGAGATCGTCCGCGTGACGATCCCGGAGCTCTCGGCGGAACGCCGCAAGGAGTTCGTGAAGATCGTCCGTGGCAAGGGCGAGGACCACAAGGTCGTGCTGCGCAACATCCGCCGCCGGGCGAAGGACGACCTCGACGCGCTGAAGGGCGAGGTGTCCGACGACGACATCGCCCGCAGCGACAAGGAGCTCGACGCGCTCACGAAGAAGCACGTCGACCAGATCGACGACGCGCTGAAGAAGAAGGAAGCCGAACTCCTCGAGGTCTGA
- the pyrH gene encoding UMP kinase — translation MTDEKTGRRRVLLKLSGEAFGAGSLGVNPDVISTIAKEIAVAAREVEVAVVVGGGNFFRGAELSQRGMDRGRADYMGMLGTVMNALALQDFLEQAGAATRVQSAISMTQVAEQYIPRRAERHLEKGRVVIFGAGAGLPYFSTDTVAAQRALEIGADEVLVAKNGVDGVYSADPKKDPTAEKLHHVTYQDALLRGLKVVDATAFSLCMDNGMPMHVFGMEGEGNVRAAIQGERIGTVVSN, via the coding sequence ATGACCGACGAGAAGACCGGACGCCGACGGGTCCTGCTGAAGCTCTCGGGAGAGGCGTTCGGCGCCGGTTCCCTGGGCGTGAACCCCGACGTCATCAGCACCATCGCCAAGGAGATCGCCGTCGCCGCCCGAGAGGTCGAGGTGGCCGTGGTGGTCGGCGGTGGCAACTTCTTCCGCGGCGCCGAGCTCTCGCAGCGGGGGATGGACCGGGGTCGAGCGGACTACATGGGCATGCTCGGGACCGTCATGAACGCCCTGGCGCTCCAGGACTTCCTCGAGCAGGCCGGCGCCGCCACCCGCGTGCAGTCGGCGATCAGCATGACGCAGGTCGCCGAGCAGTACATCCCGCGTCGCGCCGAGCGTCATCTCGAGAAGGGCCGTGTCGTCATCTTCGGTGCCGGTGCGGGCCTGCCGTACTTCTCGACCGACACCGTCGCCGCCCAGCGTGCGCTCGAGATCGGCGCGGACGAGGTCCTCGTCGCGAAGAACGGCGTCGACGGCGTCTACTCGGCCGACCCGAAGAAGGACCCCACCGCCGAGAAGCTGCACCACGTCACGTACCAGGACGCGCTGCTCCGGGGCCTCAAGGTCGTCGACGCCACCGCGTTCTCGCTGTGCATGGACAACGGCATGCCGATGCACGTGTTCGGCATGGAGGGCGAGGGCAACGTCCGCGCCGCGATCCAGGGCGAGCGCATCGGCACCGTCGTGAGCAACTGA
- the tsf gene encoding translation elongation factor Ts has translation MANFTAADVKKLREDLGAGMMDAKNALVEADGDYDKAVELLRIKGAKAVAKRDDRATSEGVVVASADNGAATVVELASETDFVAKNEKFTTLADKVLGAVAAAGATDVASANAAPLDGKTVLEVVNESAAALGEKLEVRTVRRVEGSSFEIYLHKTSQDLPPQIAVVVAYEGDNAAEARSIAQHVAFANPSYLTRDEVPADAIEKERATVEAITREEGKPEAALPKIVEGRVNAFIKGISLLDQDYAKDNKISVAKAAENAGITIQGFARVKVGA, from the coding sequence ATGGCAAACTTCACCGCTGCTGACGTGAAGAAGCTCCGCGAGGACCTCGGCGCCGGCATGATGGACGCCAAGAACGCCCTCGTCGAGGCTGACGGCGACTACGACAAGGCCGTCGAACTGCTCCGCATCAAGGGTGCGAAGGCCGTCGCCAAGCGCGATGACCGCGCGACCTCCGAGGGCGTCGTGGTCGCTTCGGCCGACAACGGTGCCGCCACCGTCGTCGAGCTCGCGAGCGAGACCGACTTCGTCGCGAAGAACGAGAAGTTCACCACCCTCGCCGACAAGGTGCTCGGCGCGGTCGCCGCCGCCGGTGCCACCGACGTGGCGTCCGCCAACGCGGCTCCGCTCGACGGCAAGACGGTCCTCGAGGTCGTCAACGAGAGCGCGGCCGCGCTCGGCGAGAAGCTCGAGGTCCGCACGGTCCGCCGTGTCGAGGGCTCGTCCTTCGAGATCTACCTGCACAAGACGAGCCAGGACCTGCCGCCGCAGATCGCCGTCGTCGTCGCCTACGAGGGTGACAACGCCGCCGAGGCCCGTTCGATCGCGCAGCACGTCGCGTTCGCGAACCCGTCGTACCTCACGCGCGACGAGGTCCCGGCCGACGCGATCGAGAAGGAGCGCGCCACCGTCGAGGCGATCACGCGCGAGGAGGGCAAGCCCGAGGCTGCGCTCCCGAAGATCGTCGAGGGCCGCGTCAACGCCTTCATCAAGGGCATCTCGCTCCTCGACCAGGACTACGCGAAGGACAACAAGATCTCCGTCGCGAAGGCCGCCGAGAACGCCGGCATCACGATCCAGGGCTTCGCCCGCGTCAAGGTCGGCGCGTAA